Proteins encoded in a region of the Coffea eugenioides isolate CCC68of chromosome 4, Ceug_1.0, whole genome shotgun sequence genome:
- the LOC113768884 gene encoding protein STRICTOSIDINE SYNTHASE-LIKE 12-like → MATMAILFPNKRVVGFILSFYVFVFCFLPTVFCAGHLQKLHLPDPGPDCFAFDSAGQGPYTGVADGRIFKYKGPKVGFVEYGYSKADRSARFCDGTNSTALAKACGRPSGLGFYYKTGELYVADDGVGLVVIGPKGGAGKVLASGAEKVPFGLPDGLDVDQNTGIVYFTDATARYTINEIPQIIASGDSTGRLLKYNPRTKKVTVLLRRLAGPAGVAISKDRSYLLVTENLKSRVWKYWLKGPKANTAHVLLNVSGSPAKIVRNNVGDFWLAMTVKRQVPTPRIKLQGLRINGYGKILETITFNPGFDSSMITEVHEHKGALYLGSLYVGYVGVYRKF, encoded by the exons ATGGCAACAATGGCAATATTGTTTCCTAATAAAAGGGTTGTTGGGTTTATTCTCAGTTTTTATGTGTTTGTTTTCTGTTTCCTCCCCACAGTATTTTGTGCTGGACATCTCCAAAAGCTTCATCTACCTGATCCTGGTCCCGACTGCTTTGCATTCGATTCAGCAGGTCAAGGACCTTATACCGGCGTTGCTGATGGGAGAATTTTCAAATATAAAGGACCCAAAGTTGGTTTTGTGGAGTATGGATACTCAAAAGCAGATAG GTCTGCGCGATTTTGTGATGGCACTAATTCAACCGCCTTGGCAAAAGCCTGTGGAAGGCCATCAGGGTTGGGGTTTTACTACAAGACTGGTGAGCTTTACGTAGCAGATGATGGTGTAGGCCTTGTTGTGATTGGACCTAAAGGAGGCGCTGGAAAAGTACTTGCCTCCGGTGCAGAGAAAGTGCCATTTGGCTTGCCTGATGGACTAGATGTTGATCAGAATACTGGCATCGTATACTTCACAGATGCAACTGCCCGCTACACTATCAA TGAAATCCCGCAAATAATTGCTAGCGGAGACTCAACAGGAAGGCTATTAAAATACAATCCAAGAACAAAAAAAGTTACTGTATTGCTGAGAAGACTAGCAGGGCCAGCTGGGGTGGCAATTAGCAAGGATCGCTCATATCTTCTTGTCACAGAAAATCTGAAATCAAGAGTTTGGAAGTATTGGTTAAAGGGTCCGAAAGCAAATACAGCACATGTTTTGCTAAATGTGTCAGGATCGCCAGCTAAGATCGTTAGGAACAATGTGGGAGATTTTTGGTTAGCAATGACGGTAAAAAGGCAAGTTCCAACCCCAAGAATTAAACTTCAAGGACTAAGGATCAATGGATATGGCAAGATATTGGAAACAATAACCTTCAACCCTGGTTTTGACTCGTCAATGATTACAGAAGTTCATGAGCACAAGGGGGCACTATATTTAGGTTCTCTATATGTTGGCTACGTGGGAGTATACAGGAAATTCTAG